Genomic segment of Kibdelosporangium phytohabitans:
AGAATCCGCTGAGCGCATCGCCAGCTGCGGTGGCGGCGGTGTGCCATGCGGTCGTACGGCGGTTTTCACGGTCGACCCGTCGCTGCACCTGGGCGGCTTCGGCGTCGATGCGTCGGCGCCGCCGTCGCTTGGCGCGATAGGAGTCGGTGCGTGCCAGGAAAGGGCTGAGGCCGCGGACGCTGACGACACTTTCGCCGTCTTTGAGGCGTTGTTGGTCGGCGGTGGTGAGAACGTTCTGTACCTGGATGCTTTCCCCGGCATCGGCGGTGCTTCGGCTGGCGGTCACGACGGGGACGAGTCCTGCGCGGTCGGACAGTTCGGGTGCGCTGTCGATGTCCAGCCCGCCGATGATCGTGACGCCAGCGGCGGCCCGCAGTGCCGTCGCTTCGTCACCGTAGGCTTCCACTTCCTGGCCGGATCCCTGCACGGCGTAGATCGGCAGCAGATTGAACTTGCGGCCGGTGTTGGCCACATAGGGCAGTCGTGGCACCGGCGGCCCGTAGCGGAGTTCGTCGTGGATACCCACGAACGGCACATCCAGGCGTTTGCGGCCGCTGCGCAGGGCGACAGCTTGTGCCGCCGCGTACACCTCGTCGATGAACAATCCCAGAAGCGGTCGGCAGGAGTCGATCTGGGTCTCGTCGGCCAGGACGTAGATCGTGCCGGATTGCTGGATGTGCTCCACCAGGTTGATGCGGTCGCTGTGCCGATTCCCGATCAGGGCACGGCCGTCTCTACTGGCCAGTGAGGACACCGCTAGCACGAGGTACCGCTTGACGCCGCTGGTTGTCCGTTCGGCGGCTTTGTCCAGGTGCGTGACGATGGCCAGGGACGCGGCCTTGTCGGCCGCCGGGTGCGTGGCCAGGATGCGCCGGGGCACAGGGTCGTCGGTGTTCTCCAGCCAGTTGATCAGGTCCGCGATTTCGCGGTGGTCCAGGGCAGCGGCATGAAGCCACGCACTCAACACCTCGGCTGCACTGTCATGGAAAAACTTGTCGTCTTGAGACCCCGTGTTGCCTTGGCGCACACCATGGAGCAGGGCTTCGGCGCGGCGACGTGCGATCGAAGGGTTGTCACATCCGGGGATGGGCGACCAGCAGACCGCGGGAAATCCGGCTGCCCATCGGTTGTCGGCGGGGGAGAAGTCGACGACGGATACTGGAAACTCCTTCGACGGGAGCCAGTGCCGCAGTAGTAGTGACAACCAGCCCCATCGTAGGCGTGGGCGACGGAACTGGCGCGCCAGCACGGTTTGCGCGAACAATGAAGGCTCCATCGTGGACACGATGGCGGGGCCTGGCAGCGCGCGGGTGATCCCCACGAGCAATCGAGCCGTCTTGCCCCACCCAGGTCGGCCCACGATCCGGATGCGTTGTTCGTAGTCAACCCAGAGGTTCAGTCGGCGCTTGCCGCCTGGCACCACTGGATATCCAATGTGGATGCCAAGTTCGTTCATGTGCCTGGTCTGGCGCTGCCACCAGGTCAGGCCAGGGCGCGTGAATCTGCCGGTCCGTCGCGTCGCGGTGGCGCTCAGCGCGCCGCGGATATCGGCCCTGGTGGCGAGCCCGTCGAACCTGACGGCTCGGTGCAGTGGTCGAAGGATCGGCCGGACGACGAGGAGGCTCCAACCGGCAGTGAGTAGTGCGGCCAGTATGGCTGTCACGGTGGGCGATCCGTGTGGCCAGGTGACGTCTACCGGCGACGGCCGGGCGGCCGCCCCAGCGGTGGTGGCGTCTGGAGGGGCAAGGGTGATCTGAACGTGTACGGCGGGCCAGACCCAGCCTGAACCGTCGAACCACGACGCGCCCGCCGCGCCGACCACGACCGCCGCGGCAAGACCACAGGTCAGGGCAAGGGCAGCGACGCTGATTCGTTGCCGTTCCCGGCGCGTGAATAACCGCGTTCGACCCTGATGGACACCACGTGACACGGTTCCCCCTAGAATGACCTCGACAGCTCACGCTGTTCGGTGATATTATGGATTCTTTCAGTCGGTTTCGGCAGTTTTTATCCCCACATGCGGCCGACTGCGTTGCGGCGAAAGTCTCCGTCAACTCTCACTGGAGTAACGTGCACCGTTGTTCCTGACTTCTGGGCCTCCACCATGAGCGGCGTTCCGTTGATGAAGCCAAGATAGAGAGCGACGTGGTGGATTGGATCGCCCCAAAAGAGCAGGTCACCGGGCACTCGGTCGTCCCAGTTCGTCACTGTACGTGCCGCTTTCAGCTGTGCCCCCGAATAGTGCGGAAGTGTGATTGCTACTTGCGCGAACGCGTAGATCATCAACCCGGAGCAGTCAAATCCAACCTTGTTGAAGTCTCCATGTTTGTCGCCTTCTCCGCCGTCCCGGATTCCCTTGGTCGGGCCGGAGGCGTTGCCTCCTCCCCAGGCGTAGGTGACGCCGAGTTGGCTCAACGCGGCCTCGGCGGCTTTAGCCGTGAGCTCATTCGGGAATGTCAACGTGTTGGCGCCGGGGCGTCCGGCCTCGCGGGGCAGCTCGATGGTCTGGCCTTGGCGCAGGACCTTCACCGCGCCGGGACCGCCGACTCCGGGGGTGCACTCGACGGCGTTGGGTGCCTGCCGTGGCGCGCCGTCGTAGAGGACGGCTTCCAGGGTCGTGGCCCATTTCTCCCACCGGCGGTAGGGTTCCGCTCCGGCTCCAGCACGCTGGACAATTTGTGCGACATCGGCAAAGTCACGTCGGGTGTCGTCGTAGTTCGACACCCGTTCGACCAGGACGCGATAGAACGCCGCGCTGGCTTCGACCGGATCGGTTTTGACCACACTGGCATAGAGCTCGCCTTGCTGTTGAAATAGGCCGGTGGATCGTCCGTTCACGGCCAATGGGTTGAGTGATGATTCCTGCATGGCCACAGCGAGGGCGATCGCGATTCCGCGGTGCCGCACATTCATTCCCTTGCCGACAGCGACAACCGTGCGCGCGGCGTACACCTGTCCTGTGTTGAGTTTCACGTTGTCGGTGATGATTTCGTTCGCACGATCGGCTGTTGTTGCATCGGGTTTGACCACGCAGCCGGGTGTCGTGTTGTTCTCGTCTGAGCCGATCGCGCCGCCCATGATGCTCACCACGAGAATTAGTAGCATCACTAACACCGCTGCTACTGCTCCAACAATCTTCACGGGATCCCTCCAGGTGAGACGTGTGGGCTCATCCGCCTTCAGTGGCTTCGCCGATGCGCCACAAGTTGTCCGCACCGCGCAGGACGACGCGCGTAGCTGTCACGGTCTCCGCGTAGGCCGTCGCGCCGGTGGAGCTCACGACTCGGGTGGCGGCGACGATGACGATCACGGCATGCGGCGTGCGCGGCGCTTCGGGGGAGATCACCGCGGTGGGGCTGGTGCATCGCGCGCTCTCGCGTGCAGCGACGGTCGCGTCCCAGGACCGGCGTGACCGGTCGTTGATCTCCGCGTTCCACGCGGTCCACGCATCAGGAACCATCGCCGTTTGAGCCCGCTGTTCGGATTCTCCGAACGGCGCGCGATAGTCGAACGGGCACCACCGCGCCAGCCACGCTTGGGCGGCCGACTCCGGTGTCGACAGCTCGTGCGCGGAGGCCGCGGTCGTCGGGACGGCCGCAAGCGGGACGTCGGGAGCGGGTGGTGGTGCGGAGGACGCGCGCGGGACCTGCGGCGTCACGCCGTTTGAGGGCAGCAGTCCAGGGCCGGTTGTCGTTCCGTTCGAAGTCGGTGTCGACGTCGGCCGCGGTGTTGCCGTGCCGCGCCCCTCCAGAGCGGACGACGCCGAGGATATGGCTAGGTCGACTGAGTTTGGCTGATCGGAGTTGACGGTGGAACGATCGCGTCCTGAGCTGCTAGCCATCCTGAAAGCTAGGACCGCGACGGTCACCACGACCACGACCAGGCCTGCCGCGACCCAGCGCGACGACGGGCGCGGATGTGCACGCCAGTGTCGCGGTAGGGCTGGTTCGACGAGGTGTCCGTCGAAACGCTCCCGCAGGCGCTGTCGTCGTTGACGTACACGCTGGCGGATCTCTTCGCGTCGTGCGCGTCGAGCGCGAGCCCGTCGTCCCCATGGCCACATTCCTGGTGCGGGGCCGACGAGATCCCTGCTGAACAAGCCCACGGTAGGTCCCGCGTTCGTCGACGGGACGACGTGTTCGTTCGCTGTTCCCGGGGCGCCGTCGAACGGTGCATGACCGCTGACCGGCTCGACGTGCTGGTCCTGCGGCTCGGCGTGTCCGTCCGGTGTGGTGCTCTCGTCGTGGTGGTCGCCGGCCGATGCCGGGGTGTGCTCATGGCTCATGGCGTGGTCTTTCCGGGTGGGGGCGGTGGTTGACGACGCGGCGGAACGGATGTGGATGTCGGTGTGGTGCCGCGCGGAGTTCGGCCACGAGTAGTGGCGCTGCGGGGGAGGAACGAATCCAGTGGGGAGAGTTTCCGTTGCCAGGGGAGGGAACCGGGCGTACGGGATCCGCCCGGCCTGCCGGTACCTGCCGCTGGTCGAGATCGACGGCCCGCGGAGGTCTTACCGCGTCCGGAGGGTGCGCCGGAGGCGCCGCGCGTAGCCGGGCTTCGCCCCGTGAGCGCCCGCCAGCTCTTCGAGCCGAGCGTGACGAACGGACGGGTGATCGCCGACGGTGGGCCCATTCCCTCGAAGGGCTGCTTCACTGCTTTCCAGCTCTCCGACGCGATTTCCTTGTAGCGGGGTCGGCCGCTCGTTCCTTCTGCCCGCAGATTGCTCAGTACACGACCGGCGGCGCTCGAAGCGACGGAACCGATGCGTCCCACGCCGCCCGTGGCTGTCTTGGCCGCGAGGCCCAGGCCGGTGCCGACAGCTCGGCCAGCCAACCGGCCAGCGAACCGCCCGGCACCGCTGGCGAGCATCGCGCCCATGTAGCCCATTGATCCGGCGCCGCCGACAGATGTCAGGGTCTCAAGCCACGACCGCACCTTGGACGCGGCGATGAGCAGGGCGATGTTCAACACCGACACCAACAGCACACCGTACTGTCCAATGAGGAGCGACAGTATGGATGAGACGACAGCCACGCCAGAGATCACGGTGGTGAGAAAGAGTGACTGGAACTGCAAGCCAACGGTGTACGCGAGGTAGCGCAGCCCGGTTTGTCGGAACCAGCCAGGGATAGGCCAGAAGGTTAAGAACAGCAATCCGATCACCAGCATCAACATGAATCCGCTGGTGGTGACAAGTCCCGCGATGATGAGACGGAGCAGAAGGAGCGCCATCGGTATGGCGATCAGTGCGACCAGGATGACGACACCGGTCCGGGTCATGTCCTGTCCCCGGATGAAGGACGCGTGCTCACCGAATTCCGGGACCACGCCCTCGTCGTCGAGCGTCTTCATCATCCGACGCCAGGTGTCGTCGTTGGCCAGCGCGTGATGACCGACCTTCTTACAGATCTCGAGGGTGCGGAACGCGGCGATGCACCAGGGGACCGCGCCGAATGATCCCCAGACCCCATCGACGAGGCGACGACTCGCGACTCGCTGCGGATCGCCAGTCAGTTGAGGGTTCGGGAAGCCAGTCGGGTTCTCGTTGGTGCCGATGTAGGTTGTGTTGGCCGTGATGATGTTGCTGGCCAGGTCTTGGCGAACCGAGTCCACACTGCGCATCACCGACGACGGACCGGCAGCAAACGCCATGGCCAAAGCGATCGCGGCCACCAACCACGCCATGTCGCCCATGAATCCACGCCCATCGTTGCGCCAACGCGCGTAGCTGATGAACGCCCCAACGGCTGCCGTAGCGCTGATGAGTGGCCAGAAGACGTGCGTGGCAACGTGTTGGACGGCAACGTCGATCTGGCCCGCGGAGTCGCGGTAGACGGTGAGGTTCAAAAACCATTCGAGCAGCACCAAGCCGCCACGCAGCGGTGCGAGGGCCATCCACAAGATCAAGTTGTTGACGAAACCGATGACTTCCAACACTGTCTCATTGATGTCGAACCAACCGGAGTGATCGTCGTCTGGTTTGACAGGCAACTTGTAGTTCAGGAAACCGTGGGTTTCATACAGAGTCTTGGGACCGCCGCCGGTGAGGTCGGGGCCGGGGATCAGATCGTCCGCTCGCGCCAGGTCGACACTGCCGACGACGAAGATCCCGACCAGCCAGGCGAGCATGAGGACGCGGGTAGGGTTGCCCAGCAGCCACTTGATCGGTCTCGGCAATCGGGCACGCCACGCCATCACGTGCTGCATGCCAAGCTGCACAGAGGATGCGACATGACGTGCCCACCCGAAGCCAGCGGCCCAGCCTGAGTTGCGGCGTGGCGTTGGGTCCGCGGTGGTGACCGAGTCCCCAGTGTCGCGGGCGCGGTCCGGTTGCCCAGACTCCGTTCTGAGTAACCGTTTCGTGTGGAAAGCCACTTGATCCCCCTGAAGTCAAGTGCTCGTGCCGGTCTGACGCGAGAGTGGACGATGTGGACGGCATGCCGGCATCGGCGTCGCCGCACGGGGGACCGGGTCGATCGATCGCGCCTCAACAGCTCCCAAAGTGGCGGAGCGTGTCGGCGTTCAATGTCACGCCAGGGGGATCGGTCCCACAGGTGCGTTCACCGTCGTGAATGGATCGCACAGAGCTGGTTCGTAAAGTTGGCTCTCCTCACATGTCGGGGGAGTGATCGACGTACCCGGTCAACGGGTCTGCCGATGGGTGGTGAACATGGAGGCACGGCTGGCGGGGTCGCACGGTCAGAACCCTGACTGGGGTAGTGACGCCGGGGTTGGTGTGCTGTGCCCGTCAACGGGGCTGACAGCTGCGCTGTCCTCACCGGCGTCGGTAGCTAGACGGTCCGCGATCCAGCTGCTGAGTCGATCCCATTCCATCGGCGCCACGCGCCGTGCCCGATCGCGCAGCAGTCCTTGTCCGGGGCCGAACGCAGCCATCTGCGCGCGCATCCGAGGACCCGCGTGCGCAGTTCCCGTCAGCAGCGCCGCTTGGGCGTCCTGTTCCTGCAGACCTACCGCGCGGCCGCACCACACCATCACCGTCTGCTCGACCAACCCGGTGATCGTGGCCAGATCGATCGCCGACTGCGAGTCCAGCAGGACGAAACACTTCAGCGCTCGTCCGACGCGGGCCAGCCATTCCACCGTGGCGCGCCCCTCGGCATACGGCGTGATCAGGTGCAGCTCGGTGAACGCGACGACCTTGAGCATTTCCCGGCTGTGCCGCGACATCAGGGACGCGTAACGCAGCGAGCTGGTCATGGTGGCCATGCTCAGCCGTTGGGACATGTCCCAACGGGACGGATCTGTTCCCGGGTTGGGCAGCTGCAGCCCGTCCATCCGCAGGTAGACAAGTCCGCGGCCGGTGGCCAGCGGCACCGCGGCAGGCGCCAGATGCCCGAGCAGCGGCCGAGCGAGCGGATGTTTCGCACGCATGGTGAGCGTGCCACCGATCTCCTCGGCGAGGGCTCGGTCCCGGTCGCCGTGTTCGCCGGCCAGCAGTTCCGCGATGACGCCCGGTGAGGACCGGCCCTCCACCGGTCGGCGCATGACCCGGTCGATCGCGGTTTCGAGGACCGACTCGGCGCGCTGCCGGTCGTCCGGGGACAGGACACCCAGCATCGCGTCGAGCGCCATGGTGCGCGCCATGTCCGGGTCCGGTACATAGCGGAGGGGATCCATGGTTCCGCTGGCGTTCTCATGCAGGCCGTGGATTTCCTGGACGGGCACCTGCAGG
This window contains:
- a CDS encoding NlpC/P60 family protein; translated protein: MKIVGAVAAVLVMLLILVVSIMGGAIGSDENNTTPGCVVKPDATTADRANEIITDNVKLNTGQVYAARTVVAVGKGMNVRHRGIAIALAVAMQESSLNPLAVNGRSTGLFQQQGELYASVVKTDPVEASAAFYRVLVERVSNYDDTRRDFADVAQIVQRAGAGAEPYRRWEKWATTLEAVLYDGAPRQAPNAVECTPGVGGPGAVKVLRQGQTIELPREAGRPGANTLTFPNELTAKAAEAALSQLGVTYAWGGGNASGPTKGIRDGGEGDKHGDFNKVGFDCSGLMIYAFAQVAITLPHYSGAQLKAARTVTNWDDRVPGDLLFWGDPIHHVALYLGFINGTPLMVEAQKSGTTVHVTPVRVDGDFRRNAVGRMWG
- a CDS encoding type IV secretory system conjugative DNA transfer family protein, with protein sequence MTAILAALLTAGWSLLVVRPILRPLHRAVRFDGLATRADIRGALSATATRRTGRFTRPGLTWWQRQTRHMNELGIHIGYPVVPGGKRRLNLWVDYEQRIRIVGRPGWGKTARLLVGITRALPGPAIVSTMEPSLFAQTVLARQFRRPRLRWGWLSLLLRHWLPSKEFPVSVVDFSPADNRWAAGFPAVCWSPIPGCDNPSIARRRAEALLHGVRQGNTGSQDDKFFHDSAAEVLSAWLHAAALDHREIADLINWLENTDDPVPRRILATHPAADKAASLAIVTHLDKAAERTTSGVKRYLVLAVSSLASRDGRALIGNRHSDRINLVEHIQQSGTIYVLADETQIDSCRPLLGLFIDEVYAAAQAVALRSGRKRLDVPFVGIHDELRYGPPVPRLPYVANTGRKFNLLPIYAVQGSGQEVEAYGDEATALRAAAGVTIIGGLDIDSAPELSDRAGLVPVVTASRSTADAGESIQVQNVLTTADQQRLKDGESVVSVRGLSPFLARTDSYRAKRRRRRRIDAEAAQVQRRVDRENRRTTAWHTAATAAGDALSGFSDPTGGDQ